The nucleotide window GAgatgcgtaatgcggtattgcgttaaagcgggcgaaagctccgcgtcccagtagtgcttgatagctacttttaaatggggcgatgtggaagaCTAACTTTTCACGACGGAAGTTGTCGGATGAGCCGAACACAACttctagtagtagagagcccgtacaaTGGGCATATGGGCCTGGCATCGCTCCTTTAAAGGAagtgttgctatggcaaattttggttgggtctatccccattctgcggattgtgtcctgatatagcAGGTTTAGATCACTGCCGCTGTCCATTAGGACTTGAGTAAATTGTAGTCCGTCGATTATAGGATCTAATATCAAGGCATCAGTCCATCCTGTAGTCCAGATACTTCTGGAGTagtcctgatggtcgaaggtgattggttttgacaaccagtgttcGGACTCCGCTGGGGTAGACCGTGCGGCGCGTATTTCAATGGGCGCCGCTCTATTTTTCCCCGTTGTCACTTGAAgcaagtttactgttttgacctCTTGTGGGAAATTCCTTTGTTTTCCGGTGCTCTGCTTGAGGGGTTCGTCAttgtcctcacttggtgtgtcgagccccttgtgttcggcgttaagtcggccggactgtttgaagacccaacaatctctgtgggtatggtttgCAGGATTCCCGGGGGTACTGTGGATTTggcatatcttgtccaagattttgtttaggttggatagctCGTCGCTGTTGTCCTTAAGAGGCAGTTTTTTGTTGTTctgccgagagcttttgaatccggctttgactgccgtgctcttcggactatTTCCCTTActccggcgctggtccttgctgcgtcgtggtttcccatttccatccctgacttcggacgtacttgggtcactggtacTGCATCttgccagccaactatcctctcccgcacaaaagcgggtcatgaggcttgttaatgcggccattgttcttggcttttcctggccgagatgtctggcaagccattcgtctcggacgttatgtttgaaagctgctaaggcttcggcgtccggacagtcgactatttggttctttttggtgAGGAACCTATTCCAGAATTTGCAGGCTGACTCTCCGGGATGTTGAATTATGTTACTTAAAttgtctgcatccggagggcggacataagtcccttgaaaatttgcccgaaacgcgtcctcgagctcttcccaacttccaatggtatTTTCTGcgaggcttttgagccaatgccgggctggacctttgagcttgaggggtaagtattttatggcgtggagatcatctcctctagccatatgtatgtgtaGGATGTAATCCAcaatccagactccagggtctattgttccatcgtatgcctctatgtttacgggcttgaatcccactggaaattcatgatccagcacctcatcggtgaaacatagggggtgtgcggcacccctgtatttgggtgtgccgtgatgttcgtaTACTCGACGTGTTGCATTGCTttctagagcttgctttcttggcccatagaTAGACCTAACTGGGCCATCCTTTTGGGGCGAATCCTTATGCGGATCGTGTGCCGGCTTATGTGCGGCACCATTTGCCGCTCTGTGTCTGTTGTGTGGTCGTCTATCTGACCGGGCAGCCTTTTTGTTCTTTGATTGTGGGGGCTCTACGGCCTCTTCGCCAAATTCGGGCAGTagtttgcgcttcgggtagctctttgtttGGCGACTAtcgccatatttgtctgcggtgttgagtactttgctccatctcaTTCTGAGTGCGTCTTCCACTGTTTTGAGCTTCCgtttctgcttcttcagactacGTGCAATGGCGACAAGCCTTtggtggaggttcttctgctccaacGATGTGTCCGGTGTGAgatcgtccggactgttatcttcgccggTGACGGATTGTTTATCCAAGTTATCCTGTTCGGATGGTTGCTCGGGGGCTTGTTCGTTGTCCACCGGTTCgccctgctctatggctgggtctgtatgggtGCTATCTTTGTCGAGGCGGGACTTTGAGCGGCACTTACGTCACCgttttgactgcttttcgagggaattATCCTTAGCGGCGTCCCGTTGTTCCTCGTTATCGCTTcatttaggtgtatccaccatatatacaCCGTGAGTTGAGGTGGCCTTTCAGTGCCctgtaggcgctggttcttggtCGTCTCCGGCAttgtcatccataccgtcgatgtcttcggagtcaacgtcgagcatgtcggttaaatcattgacagtggctaccaagtgggtggtgggtgggcgttgaatttcttcgtcgtccgcaccCCAACCTtcctgaccatagtccggccagggctctcctgataaagagggagactttagtgaattcNNNNNNNNNNNNNNNNNNNNNNNNNNNNNNNNNNNNNNNNNNNNNNNNNNNNNNNNNNNNNNNNNNNNNNNNNNNNNNNNNNNNNNNNNNNNNNNNNNNNNNNNNNNNNNNNNNNNNNNNNNNNNNNNNNNNNNNNNNNNNNNNNNNNNNNNNNNNNNNNNNNNNNNNNNNNNNNNNNNNNNNNNNNNNNNNNNNNNNNNNNNNNNNNNNNNNNNNNNNNNNNNNNNNNNNNNNNNNNNNNNNNNNNNNNNNNNNNNNNNNNNNNNNNNNNNNNNNNNNNNNNNNNNNNNNNNNNNNNNNNNNNNNNNNNNNNNNNNNNNNNNNNNNNNNNNNNNNNNNNNNNNNNNNNNNNNNNNNNNNNNNNNNNNNNNNNNNNNNNNNNNNNNNNNNNNNNNNNNNNNNNNNNNNNNNNNNNNNNNNNNNNNNNNNNNNNNNNNNNNNNNNNNNNNNNNNNNNNNNNNNNNNNNNNNNNNNNNNNNNNNNNNNNNNNNNNNNNNNNNNNNNNNNNNNNNNNNNNNNNNNNNNNNNNNNNNNNNNNNNNNNNNNNNNNNNNNNNNNNNNNNNNNNNNNNNNNNNNNNNNNNNNNNNNNNNNNNNNNNNNNNNNNNNNNNNNNNNNNNNNNNNNNNNNNNNNNNNNNNNNNNNNNNNNNNNNNNNNNNNNNNNNNNNNNNNNNNNNNNNNNNNNNNNNNNNNNNNNNNNNNNNNNNNNNNNNNNNNNNNNNNNNNNNNNNNNNNNNNNNNNNNNNNNNNNNNNNNNNNNNNNNNNNNNNNNNNNNNNNNNNNNNNNNNNNNNNNNNNNNNNNNNNNNNNNNNNNNNNNNNNNNNNNNNNNNNNNNNNNNNNNNNNNNNNNNNNNNNNNNNNNNNNNNNNNNNNNNNNNNNNNNNNNNNNNNNNNNNNNNNNNNNNNNNNNNNNNNNNNNNNNNNNNNNNNNNNNNNNNNNNNNNNNNNNNNNNNNNNNNNNNNNNNNNNNNNNNNNNNNNNNNNNNNNNNNNNNNNNNNNNNNNNNNNNNNNNNNNNNNNNNNNNNNNNNNNNNNNNNNNNNNNNNNNNNNNNNNNNNNNNNNNNNNNNNNNNNNNNNNNNNNNNNNNNNNNNNNNNNNNNNNNNNNNNNNNNNNNNNNNNNNNNNNNNNNNNNNNNNNNNNNNNNNNNNNNNNNNNNNNNNNNNNNNNNNNNNNNNNNNNNNNNNNNNNNNNNNNNNNNNNNNNNNNNNNNNNNNNNNNNNNNNNNNNNNNNNNNNNNNNNNNNNNNNNNNNNNNNNNNNNNNNNNNNNNNNNNNNNNNNNNNNNNNNNNNNNNNNNNNNNNNNNNNNNNNNNNNNNNNNNNNNNNNNNNNNNNNNNNNNNNNNNNNNNNNNNNNNNNNNNNNNNNNNNNCTTTAACCAAATTGTGCATAGTCATCCAATTCTTTTACCGTGTATAGATTTCTTATGTCACTGCCAACATTTATATGTAAGCTTATGTTCACCTGGAATTGCAATGCTTCCCCAAGTGAAGGTGAGTTACATACTACTAAGAGCTTAGTAGCAATCGGATTCCACTCTTTAGTTATGTATACTACCATTATCTTGaataaataaagaaaattacaAGCTATAGGAAAGCATAATATTTCAAAATAATGCAAGCAAATGCATACAAAGTGTGTTATATCTCTAAAACCTAAGAGCCAAAATAGACAGGCGCAGCAACGCGCGTCATCAATGTTCTAGTAACACCTACACACAAACAACAAAAACTTGCAACCCAACGCatagaggggttgtcaatccctcgaTGGTTACGAGCAAGATTAAATTGTATAAGATTTGATAGATAGATCTGATAAAAATATAAAAGAaaattgcaacaaggtatttttaggatttttatatgataaaagatagacccgggggccatagttttcactagaggtttctctcaagaaaatagcatatgatgggtaaacaaattactatcgagcaattgatagaaaaacaaATAATTATGGGGAGGGTCGTTTTGGCTCTTGGGAGCATATGCTCCCTAATGAATAGTAAATTCAAAATAAATACaaaataaaatttaaaaattctgaattttttcatacatgtgcATGTTAGTGTAACAAGAGTGCTTGCCAATTTTCATGCGAAGCGGGATGACAGTGATTTGTCGGTGAAAAAACAAAAATAAGTGTAACATTTGGAGGTAACATTTGTCGTTCGACTTGTTTTTTTTGTACAGATCAAAATATTTAAGCTTTCCTTCTAAAAATTTGCAGGTAGCGTTTTGGTGTGACAATGATCACATCTTTTTCTTTTCAAATTTTTTTGACATTTGAAAAAAAACAGTTTTCATGGGCAGGAGCATATGCTCCCAAGAGCCGAATTGGATTTCCAATAATTATGACGATAAAGGCAGTGATCAAACATATAgtcatcacgtccaagattagtagtcCGAAACGATTCtatatctactactattactccacacatcgacaactatccaacatgcatctagtgtattaagtttatggaaaaacagagtaatgcattaggcaagatgatatgatgtagacaagataaactcatgtatgaataaaccccattttttatccttaatagcaacgatacatacgtgtcatgtccctttctgtcactgcgattgagcaccgcaagatcgaacccattacaaagcacctcttcccatggcaagataaatcaatctagttggccaaaccaaaccaataaatcaaagaagaaatacgaggctatattaaccatgcataaaagagttcagagaaaactcaaataatatttatggatagatctgatcataaactcacaattcatcatatctcaacaaacacaccgcaaaaaaaatTCATTACATCAAGTAGATCTCCAAGAACAACAAGGAGAATATTGTATTGAGAAACAtcgagagagaagaagccatctaactactaactatggacccgtaggtctgtggtaaactactcacacatcatcagaggggcaATAAGGTTGATGAAAaaaccctccgtgatcgaatccccctgcGGCAGAGTGCCagaaaggtccccagatgggatctctcgagaaCAGAGGCTTGCTACGGCGGAAAAAGTATTTCGTGGACTCCCCTATTGGTTTTCTGATTTATGGGTATTTATAGAGGCGGGGTTAGGTCAAACGGAGCTACGTGGGCCCCACAACCCATCAGGGAGCgttgccccctgggcgcgccctgatGGGTTGTGGGCCCATGCTCCCACGTCTGGTCTTTTCCTGAAGCTTCTAGTGTTTTGTATGTCCAAAACAAAATTTTcaaaaagtttcatggcatttggacttcgtttgatactgaTATTTCGCGaaaccaaaaacaagcaaaaaacaacaactgccacagggcactaagttaataggttagtccaaaaatgatataaagttgcttgtaaatgtatataaaacatccaagattgatactttaatagcatgtaacaataaaaattatagatacgttggagacgtatcagtcacgGAGCTATCAAATTGTGGTACAAGCACTTACACTGGTATCCGGATACCGTCTTATCTAATGTTTCCTTTGTTGCACCTCCAGTTGATTTGATTTAATCTCCGCACTTaaaattttcatatataacttgATTCCGTCCATCGAATTGACCATTTGGGATTTACAATCTTTTGCACTTATTAGTCATTAGTGAAAGAATCAAGGTGATTTTCTTGAAGATCCGGGATTATTTGCAAGTAAAGCGGAAGTATAAACTGTGGTATCCAATATCTTTTTGTCACA belongs to Triticum urartu cultivar G1812 chromosome 7, Tu2.1, whole genome shotgun sequence and includes:
- the LOC125519619 gene encoding uncharacterized protein LOC125519619 — its product is MVFEPIAIWLKDHLRQRKEAQEVQPESNDIPPFGAAPIEIRAARSTPAESEHWLSKPITFDHQDYSRSIWTTGWTDALILDPIIDGLQFTQVLMDSGSDLNLLYQDTIRRMGIDPTKICHSNTSFKGAMPGPYAHCTGSLLLEVVFGSSDNFRREKLVFHIAPFKSSYQALLGRGAFARFNAIPHYASLTLKMPGPRGIISLKGNFEPRTRLGESGINKQGAY